TTCTCGTCAAGATGCGCGCGGGCAACGGCGGTCCCATGGACGTGGTCGCCTTCGCGCGCGGCCTCGAGGCCGCGGGCGCCGACGGCCTCATCTTCCACGCGCGCACCGCGAAGATGGGTTACTCCGGCAAAAGCGACTGGGACCTCATCCGCGCCGTCAAGGAGGCGGTCTCCATCCCCGTCGTCGGCAACGGCGACGTCGTGGACGGCGCGAGCGCAAAGGCCGCGCTCGAGCGTTCGGGCGCGGACGGCCTCGCGCTCGGCCGCGCGGCGCTCGGCGACCCGCGCGTCTTCGGACGCATCGCGCGCCATCTCGCGACGGGCGAGGAGGACGACGGCCCGGTCCCGCGCGAGCAGATCGAGGACTTCGAGGCGTACGTCGCGATGGCGCGCGCGGCCGGGATCGGCGAGCCGCAGATCCTGCGCCAGGCGCAGGCCTTCACGAAGGGCTTCCGCGACGCGACCCGCCTGAGATCGGAGCTCTCGCGCGGCGTCACGCCGGAAGGCGCGCTCGAGCGCATGCGGGCCGCGGTCGAGCGGGCCGAGGCGTGGCGCGCGGCGCGCGCCACCGCCTGAATCACTTCGCCCTCTGGGGCGCGAGCACGACCTTGTCGTCCTCGAGCTTCGGCTTCGAAGGCTTCTTGCGGCCGAGCGGACGGAGCGCGGCGCGGAAGAGGCGGACCGTGACCTCGAGCGCGATGAACGCGAGGAAGTACCGGAAGATGATCTCGCGCAGGGGCCACAGCCCCTCGAAGCGCGCGAGGACGGTCGCCGTGTTCAGGAAGCCGGGGCTCACGATGAAGACGCCGAGAAGCGAGAGCGGCACGAGCTTCGCGAGGTCCTCGGCCGCGTTCTCGTTCACGGCGCTGATGAGCCGGACGCCCGCGACGACGGCCATCGCGACGAGGATGAGCCGCTCGACCACCTGCGCCTGCGCGACCGTGTCGTCCTTGACGAGGAGGAAGAGCGCCCCCGTGAGGATCATCACGAAGGTGAAGGAGGTGATCGGGAGGAGGATGCTCTCGAGCGTCGTGCGGCCGATCTTCGCCCAGACCGAATCGTCGCGCTCCTCTCCGCGCTCGCGCGGGCTGAGGAGCATGCGACGGCGGGAGAGCGTCTTGTAGAAGCCGAAGACGATGAGCGTGTAGAACCCGATGCCGACGACGTGCAGGGCGAGGGTGCCGAGGGGCTCCTCGTAGCCGCGCCAGAACGCGAGAAGCTCGAAGAAGCGGCCGAGGGCGGCGACCACGCTCTCCGTGAAGGTCATGGTGAGGATGTATGCCTGCCCGGCTCTTGAAGGAAGGGGGTTTGCGCGGCCGGCCGCTCACGTCGGGGCCGCCGCCGCGGGCCGTTCCGTCGCAAGGAGCGCGACGGCCGCGAGGACGAGGGCCGCGCCCGCAAGCTGCGGGACGGCGAGCGTTTCGCCCAGGACGATGAACGCGACCGCGGCCGTGCTCACGGGCTCGAGCGTGCTCGCGAGGGCCGCGCGCGGCGCGCCGATGAGGGGGAGCGCGACGTAGAACGCCCCGACGCTCAAGGCCGTGCTCACGATGCCCATCGCGAGAACGACGCCCCACGTCGCGAAATCCGAAGGCAGCCCCCAGGATCCGGTGGCGGCGCCAAAGACGCCGAAGGCGACGGCGGCCCCCGCCATGATGCCGGTCGCGACGACGAGCGGCTCCTCGTCCGCGACGATGCGTCGGCCGGCGACGATGGTGCCCGCGTAGATGAATGCGGAGAGCACGGCGAGCGCGACGCCGACGAGCGACGCGGCGACGCCCGGGCCGAACGCGAGGAGCGCGAGGCCCGCAAGCGCGAGCGCGAGGGCCGCGAGCCCGCGGGGCGAGAGCCGCTCGCCGAGGAGCGCGGAGAGCGCGGCGACGATCGCGGGGCTCGTGAAGAGGAGGAAGCTCGCGAGGGCGGCCGCGATGTGGGGCAGCGACGAGACGTAGACGCCTGACGTGCCGGCATAGCCGACGGCCCCGAGGGCGAAACCGCCGAGAAGCGCTCGGCGCGAGACGCCGCGGCCCTCGAGCGCGAGCCACGCAACGGGGGCGAGCGCGACCGCCGCCACGAGCCAGCGCCAGAACAGGAGCGCGGGCACCGTCATGCCGGCCGAAAGCGCGAGCTTGCCGAGGACCGCGACGCCGCCGAACGACACCGCGCTCACGACGATCGCGATCCAGCCCTTGCGACGCGCGTCCACGCGCCCCCGAGGCCGGCGCGGGCCTTGAAGCCGACGGGGCGGGTGAAGTTACAAGACCTCTCCCGCGGCCTTGGTTCCGGGAGGCCCACACGGGAGGCCGCGCGCCGCGCTCGCTGCGGAAGCCTGATCGTCCCGTCGTCTTCCGCGCCCTCGGGAGGTTTGCCGCATGACCCTTCGCCCCGTCTCCGTACTCGCCGTCGCTCTCGGTGTCGTCGCGTCCGGATGCCTCGGATTCGGCACCATGAACCACGCCTATCCCGTCGACCCGGAAACCGGGGAGCCGAACCGCGCCGAACTCGACCGCTGGGGCCAGATGAACTGCATCGCCGAGGCCCGCGCGGGCGAACCCGATGCGCGCTGTCCGGTCGAACCGACGGGGGTCGCGCATCCCGCGACGGGCATCCTCGTGCTCGACGCGTTCTACATCGGCGCCGTGGGGCCGGCCCAGCCGCTCTTCCTCGCGGAGGCGGCAGTCTCGTGGGATCCGACGGATCCCTCCTCGCAGGCGCCCTACCAGGTGGCCTTCGACGCCCTGCGCGGCGGCAATACGGCGCGCGCCTCGGGGGGTCTGTTGCCCGACATCATCCTTCCGGGCCCCGGCGGCTTCGTCGCCGTGCTCGGCTGGTGGGACAATCATGACGGCGACGCCGACCTCGAGCTCAGGGGGTCGCGCGCGTTCGACGAGGAAGGGCGGCCGATCTGGCCCCCGGACAACGAGTTCGCCCCGCTCGGCGTCGAGCGCCCGCTCGGCTTCGTCGAGCCGGGGAGCCGCCCCACGGCGCATTCGCCGCTCCGCCCGGGCGCCCACGAACCCGATTTCGCGTTCGAGTACGTCCTGTCGCACCACATCTACGCGTCCGAATATGCCGTCGATTCCTACGGCGCGGGGAGGGCGGGCGCGATCGTGTTCCTCGACGGCTCCCTCGTCCAGACGTTCACCACGGCCGTCGTCTCGAACGCGACGTCGACCCCCAACATCGGCGGTCTCCTCCCCTTCCATCCCGGGTCGAGCGCGCGCGTCGACATCGATGTCTACGCGGCGATCGCGCCCGGTCCCGTGGCCGCGCTCTACGGAGCTTCCGCGGCCCCCGTCGCGAACGGACGCGGGAGCCCCAGCCTCGGATGGTGCCCCGACGGCTGCGAGGCCGAAGCCGTGCCCGCGACCGGCACGTCCGCCGACGCCTTCTCCGGCGCCGCGGCGCGCTCCGCCTGGGGCCGCTATCCGCAGGAGTGGCGGGACGGGAGCGGCAGCACGAACGCGGGACGCCGCGAGGCGTACCTCGCCGAGTACACGCCGTGGATCGACCTCCTGCCGAAGACCAAGATCGTCCATCAGGGCAGGAACTCGCTCGTGGGCCACACGGTCCCGCTCATCGGAGGAGAACGCGACGGCGTCCCCACGATGGCGCCCGGCGTCCTGACCCTCGAGCTGTTCGTGGGCCTTCACCGCGACCTCGACGGCGACGGCTTCGTTGGCCGCGCCGCGCGCGACGATCCCTACGAGGGAGGACGGCGCCCGCATCCCGACGACTACGTCGCGTCGGAGGGCGAGTTCTTCGGGCTGCGTCCGGTCACGCCGTCCGAGGATGGCGGGAGGGTCGTCATGCTGGGAATGACCGCGACCCTCGTGCCGCACACCGTGTGGGGCGAGGGTGTCTTCCGGTCCTCGTCGTACCACGTGCAGCGGGCGATCATGGGCTACGAGGCCGATCCCGAGCGATGCATGGCCCTCCTCGCCCTCCCGGATTGCGCCGACCCCGATCGCATGTTCCTGCGCGGAACGGAGCCGATCACGCTTCTCCTCCAGGAGCTCGACGGCTTCCCGGGTCGATACGGTTCGGACGAAAGCGTCGCGATGCTCAACGGCTCGCCGGGCTTCACCGTGTGCGTGGAAGCGCTCCTCCTGCAATGGACGACCCCGGACGGCGACGCGCGCGAGGAATGGGTGCGCGACTGCGACGAGATCGCCCGCTACGGGGGGTGAGCGCGGCTGGACCGGGCTCCTTTCGTCATCGCCCTTGCCGCGGCGCTCGTCCTTGCAGGCTGCGTCGGCGGGACGAACCGCTACGCGTACGAGGCGGGCTACGAGCTCGGGGAATCGCACGCGGAATCGGGGCAGCACCATTGCCTCGCCGAGGCGCGATACGACCGCGAGGACGCCGCGTGCCCGCGGGAGGCCACGGGCG
Above is a window of Candidatus Thermoplasmatota archaeon DNA encoding:
- a CDS encoding tRNA-dihydrouridine synthase family protein — encoded protein: MPDLLRPLAIGRVRLPNNLVLSPMAGFSDLALRVLARRHGAGLVCSEMVSATSVEREVPGTLVKMRTLAEEAPMSIQLFGTDPARVADAARDVGERCAILGFNMGCPAHQIKRQGCGAALLDRPALAMDLVRAIKGASDKPLLVKMRAGNGGPMDVVAFARGLEAAGADGLIFHARTAKMGYSGKSDWDLIRAVKEAVSIPVVGNGDVVDGASAKAALERSGADGLALGRAALGDPRVFGRIARHLATGEEDDGPVPREQIEDFEAYVAMARAAGIGEPQILRQAQAFTKGFRDATRLRSELSRGVTPEGALERMRAAVERAEAWRAARATA
- a CDS encoding DMT family transporter, which codes for MDARRKGWIAIVVSAVSFGGVAVLGKLALSAGMTVPALLFWRWLVAAVALAPVAWLALEGRGVSRRALLGGFALGAVGYAGTSGVYVSSLPHIAAALASFLLFTSPAIVAALSALLGERLSPRGLAALALALAGLALLAFGPGVAASLVGVALAVLSAFIYAGTIVAGRRIVADEEPLVVATGIMAGAAVAFGVFGAATGSWGLPSDFATWGVVLAMGIVSTALSVGAFYVALPLIGAPRAALASTLEPVSTAAVAFIVLGETLAVPQLAGAALVLAAVALLATERPAAAAPT